ATTTTATTCAAAAGTTTGACCCACGAGCCCACGACCGCGTTCGGCTAGGATCTACTTCTGCAAGAATGCAACCTTTGCACGATCGGTCGCGTGCTGCTGTGGACAACATCAAGAAGTTCACTTTCTTTGCCCccttttccttcactttcaAGCGCGGCGTTACTTTCACGTCCTTTCGAGGGCCACCACTAAAACGGTCAACGGTTCGCCGGACGCCGAACAATCCGCATCGCGCACACATCACTAGAAGACTCCGGGAAGGTTTGTACCTTTCGATGTGCTCAGTTAGCAAACGTTGGCCTTTGCTTCTGCACGGTGGTCAACGGTAAGCATCACACACCTTTAATCTCTTTTCACGGGAAAACACGCACGGAAGCACGCAAAACACGTCCGTGCGGCCTGAAagttgaaaacgaaatgagggagggggagggagaataGCCGCTGGATTTGATGCTTGCAGGCTGATTGTCTACGATGGGGATCATCGAAGTAGGGTTCAATTTAAGGCATGCTTCAAACTAATTCGAGTATTATTGCAAATAGATGCCCATTAACCGTGTgttatttaatgtttttaatgcTAACTATTATTTTTAGTGCATTATTCATTTAATAAAACCGCGAAACTACGAACATTTCGTgatattttcgatttttatccCCTATTTTGAACCAGGATTGGATTGACAGCTCATTTGAAGCCGAATTTGACAGCAGGAACAGTGACCGACACAAAAAAACCTGAGCGCTTGGAAATCGTTACAGGGTTTTATGGAGCacttttcttatttatttgTAAAACTTATCCGTCTTTAATCTAATTATCTTCTTCGTCATCTTCGTTAAATGATAGTTTGCTCTGTTGCTCTTTCCTCCGCgcttttttcgtcttcttatCCGCCTTATGCTCAGGCCTCGGCTTTTCGTCCGTTTTATCTTCTTTCGACTTTTTCGATTTAAAGACAATCTTTTGGTTTAAATCGGCGggcttttcgctttcctctAAAATAAAGAACAGATCTTAATTAGCTCGATACTGCGGAAACGAGCGCAATCATGAGCGTACCCTGAAACGCTTTGGCGGCTTCTTCTGCGGTCAGATCGCCGTCCTTGATGACCACCACTTGCggtttttcatcatcattctcttCCTCGTCCGAATCTTCATAGTTTTCTATTGCTTCGCGCTGAAAAAAGGTTTCGGTTTTAGATTTTGCGATTCCGCGTTTCTTCTCCAGAGCGTGCGCTTCCTACCTTGTCCTCTATCGACGGGCCCTCCCTGTAGCCGATTTGTTCTTTGATTTTCTTGAGAAAACTCGGTTCCTCCGGTTTAATGAAGGCCACATTGCGTTTGGGCATCTtggaaaacggtttttggaggaaaattcacaaaaaaaatcatcgacCGAACTTTGTTTACGATTTCGCGGGCGGATATAAACACGATTTGACAACGTTCTCGGCTGTCACTTTTTGTGAAAAACGCGTCTGCGTGTGAGTGATTTTCTGGGTTTTCCTTGGCGATTTTCCTGGTGATTTGAGAAGAAAGAAGCGTATATTCTGGTGAAAAACGTAGATTTACAGCAATTCCGGCCCAACCATGACGGACATGAAGTCATTCTTTATGATCTGGTGTCAGAAGAACGTGGTAGAACCGTCCTTCGAGGTGCGGCCTACCGGGCCCAAACATCGGCAGCGGTTCCTTTGCGAAGTGCGTCTTCCCGGGTATAACTACACCGGCGTCGGGAATTCGACCAACAAGAAGGATTCGGAGAAAAATGCTGCCCGTGATTTCGTGCACTACCTGGTGCGAATTGGTAAGATTGCGGAAGAAAGTCTGCCCGCCGGTTGCGGCACTTTGCCGGCTGGACCGACAGGACAGCAATcggacggtggcagcagcagcagccaggcgGGCTCGTCCCGTGCGCCGAGACTGCCCAACCCGATGAGCCCTTTCATGAAGGGCTTCCTGCCGCAGGACCTTGGCCAGGCCTATCGGCCGTACATACCGTCGAAGGAAGAGATTAAGCAGGAAAAGGATAACATGGAGGCCGCCGAATCGCTCGATGTGAACGCCTCGAACCACGGAAACTGGACGATCGAGAATGCGCGCTCGAAGCTTAATCAGTGGATGCAggcaaacaaaatcaaatcggACTTCCGGTTCACATCCATCGGGCCTGATCATGCCAAGTAAGTGCAGGTTTCGTTTAACGAGTAGCAGATTGTCTTTTAACATGCCCAagcacagcaaacacacacgcacgcacacactattgcgttttattggttttatCCTACCAAAAGGGTCCTAGTTCCTCGCAAAGGGGGAATTATTGCGGCCCGAGGAgatctgtacgtgtgtgcgcgcgcgtgtgtgtgtgtattaaaAGGATTATGACCAGCCAAGCCGTACCGCCGTAGGATACAGTTTCGAATCATCTCGGATAAATGAATTGATCTGTCGCAAACGACCGCCAtcaggaagggaagaaaacgaaggagCAATATATAGAGATACGTCGCTTCCGGGAATAACAATACTCCGTTATCCCCAGAATGCGACGTTATGATTGAAGGCCTTCGCAGGCACATTACAACAAACTGTCGAGTTTTAATgactctttcttttcttcgttgcTCGATGGCGCGTAACAATCATGCAATCAATAGAATGATGTACGTGGTGGTAGGCAGAGAGAGATGATTTGAAAAGGTAGCCTACTGGCGTCGGCatgctggatgatgattcGCCACTAGTAGCTCTAAGGTAAGTGCCTACTAGGAttaggaagaaaaaaaagaaaacattttagACGAAATTATTTTTTCGCTCCTACCCCATCTTCCAATCACCGTTATGCCATATATATGAATATGTATTTTATTTGCCGCGGAACAGGAGTTTCATTGCAGAGATGACGGTGTACGTGAAGGAGCTGAATCGTAATATTACGGGCCGAATGTCGGGCTCGAATAAACAATCGGCCAGCAAATCCTGTGCTCTGTCCATCGTTCGCCAGCTTTACCATTTTGGCGTGATCGAGGCATTCACTGGCTCGATCAAGAGTGCCAAGTAAGACACTTGTACTAATTGCTCAAGCAAGCTCGATCATTAAATTTTCCTTTCTCACTGTAGATCATCGGAACAGGTGGCAGCGTATCCGGTACGAATTTCGAACCAGCTCGCTCAACGTATCCACGAGTGTCTGCAGGAATTGGGCCTTGAACCGATCAAGGTTAGCTCGAATGCACCGATGGAATCCATCAGTTTGCTGCATCCGCTGGACGATGCACTTCGCAAACCTCAGCGGCTGAATCTGCAACAACCGACGGCCGTAATATCGTGGTCACCGCCGGTGCCCAACTGGAATCCCTGGCTGGCGTGCAACATTGATGAGGGTTACTTGGCGAACACATCGCTCGATCAGCTGAGCGATGATTTGCTGCACGAATATCGGAGTAGGATTGCGGGCGATAAATCGTTGCAGATGAGCCTCGAGGCGCGCGGTAAACTACCGATCGCAGCGATGCGCGATGAAATTATGAGAACCATTTACGATAACCCGGTGGTGTTGATCCGTGGCAGTACGGGCTGCGGTAAGACAACACAGATTGCCCAGTTCATACTCGAGGACTACATTAATTCAGGACAGGGCGCCTACTGCAACGTGTGCGTCACGCAACCGAGACGCATCAGCGCGGTCAGCGTATCGGAGCGGATTGCTAACGAACGGTGCGAAAACTTGGGTGTCGCCGTAGGATACGCGGTACGATTCGATGCCGTACTGCCACGGGCCTACGGATCGATACTGTTCTGTACGATCGGTGTTTTGTTGCGCAGGCTGGAATCGGGTTTACGAGGCGTCTCGCACGTCATTGTGGACGAGATTCATGAGCGCGACGTGAACAGTGACttcttgctggtggtgctgcgtgaTATGGTGCATACGTACCCGGATCTGCGTGTCATTCTGATGTCCGCCACGATCGATACGACGATGTTTGCACGTTACTTTGGTGACTGCCCAGTACTGCAGGTCGAGGGACGCACTTTCCGGGTTCAGCAATTATTCCTCGAGGATTGCATTGAGCTGCTTAACTTCATGCCAACGCCGTCGGAGCTGGCGAAAAGCtatggggatggtggtggcgctggtcgCCGTAAGCGCCCTAAGGATAGCGAGATGGACGATGAGGGCGGTGAAGGAGGAGCGCTAGCTATTGGAGCAAATGGAAAGGTATTGGAGGAATGCTCTAACATGAATCAACTCATCGACGAACGTCGCTATAGTCCGCGAACCAAGCAGGCCATGAGTATGCTGGATGAGGAGGAGCCCTCCTTTGAACTGATCGACTCGCTGATCGATTACATCGACAGACAGGGAAGACCCGGTGCGGTACTGGTGTTTCTGCCGGGCTGGAATTTAATCTTTGGGTTGATGAAGCACTTGCAGCCGAGACGAAACCTAGTCGTATTGCCACTGCACTCTCAGTTACCGCGCGACGATCAACGCAAAGTGTTTGCCCATTAcggccagcagcggaaagTGATCCTGGCTACCAACATTGCCGAGACGTCCATTACGATCGATGATGTCGTGTATGTGATCGACACCTGTAAGGCGCGCATGAAGATGTTCACATCGCACAATAACATGACAAGCTATGCGACGGTTTGGGCAGCGAAAACTAATCTCGAGCAGAGTAAGTACATTGACCATCGCTGCTCAAAAGGGTGATCTAACCTCTCTTTCACAATTCGCTACAGGAAAAGGACGAGCAGGCCGCGTTAGTCCTGGCATGTGCTTCACGCTTTGTTCACGGGCACGATTCGAGCGGCTGGAGGAAAACCTGACACCGGAGATGTTCCGGACGCCGCTGCATGAGCTTGCCCTTAGCATCAAGCTGTTGCGACTCGGTGCGATCGGACAGTTCCTATCGAAGGCCAttgaaccaccaccgctcgatACCGTGATCGAGGCGGAAATGTTACTGAAGGAGATGAAGTGTTTGGATGAGAAGGAGCAACTGACGCCCTTTGGTCGAATTCTAGCTCGACTTCCCATCGAACCGCGGCTCGGCAAGATGATGGTGCTCAGTACGCTGTTCGGTCTTTGCGATCCGATCACAACAATGGCCGCCTATTCGAGCACGTTCTCGGAAATTTTCCAACTGGAGGTTGGCCAACGACGACTTGCTTCGTACCAGCGGGCCCTAGCCGGCAATATGTACTCGGACTATGTCGCTATGATTGTGGCATTCGAAGTAGGTTACTAGCTGCTCCTGTCCTATCGGATATTATCTTTAACGCTCTGTCCGTCAATATGTGTTTATAGATGTGGAGCCGCAAGAGAAATATTAGCGAGGAAGCGGAAATCCGTTTCTGTGAGTGGAAGGGACTTCAACTGTCGACGCTTCGCACGATCGCCGAAGCGAAGCGCCAGCTGCTCGACAACCTCATCCAGGCTGGTTTTCCCGAAGGGTCGATGCAGGTCCAACGGTTCGATACTCAGTCACCGGATGAGGAGCTTGCCATGACGATGGCACTACTATGCGTTGGTCTTTATCCGAACGTCTGTCTCCATCGCGAAAAGCGACGCGTGCTGACCACCGAGTCGAAAGCCGCCATCATCCACAAAACATCCGTTAATTGTGGcggcaacaacagtaacaacataATGGCATCGTCCAGTGCCGGTACCTGCTTCCCTTATCCATTCTTTGTGTTTGGCGAAAAGATACGTACCAGGGCCGTGTCCTGCAAGCAAATGTCGATGGTTGCCCCGATACAGCTGTTACTGTTCGGCTGCAAGCGCGTCGACtggatcagcaccagcagtgggAATTCCATGGTGCAGCTCGATGGCTGGTTGAATCTCGATATGGATCCGTGCGATGCAGCAATGATTCTTGCATTACGACCCGCCATCCAGGACCTGCTGGTACGCATCTCGGAGCAACCGGACAGTATTGGCGCGTTGGATTCGAAGTTCATCAGTCTGCTGCGGGCAATCCGTGCGCTGTGTCTCTTCGAAGCCGGAGACTTCCAGATCCAGCGTCCCAAGGTACCCAATGAGATGGAGCACCACAAGCAACCTCGGCTGGAGGAGGACAGAGGCCGTGGTTATGAGACAGGAACCAACTACGGAATGGGCGGAGGCGGCGGTCCATCGCAAAATGCTGGAATGTCCTATGGAGGGGGCAGCCGGGGCGGTGGCCGTTATTTCAACTCTGGCCCATACGGAGGCGATATGAATCGTCAGAACGCAGGCAGTGGACACCGTAGATGGTGAATGGATAGCTTCGGAAGGGGTCACTAGAGTTAGGTGTCCTATCCTTATTGTAAATGAACAATCGCCGATAAGGAAGGTTCTGGTCcattcattccatttcatttcttaaCTCTACTAGCATCTGCATGGTCTTACACATTTTGATGTCTCACGGTTGGGACAGTTTGGCCGCCCAGCCCTTCTCACGCAACATACTTAACCTCAGCATCAGCGTTTTGGAATGAATGTCGTGTGTTTACAAATAGAATTGAACTTTGTACTAATGGCTGGCAAACAGGCTTCCAGAGTCAGTGCGCCAAGGAGCGCGCATTAGCTTTAGGCACGTTGCACAGAGTAGAAAGAATGCGCTTTCCATGAGCGTCCGTAAGGAAATGTATTCGAATGCCATGAGAAAATACAAGCGAATAAACCATGAACTCTACTACTGAACTACACAGAAAAGCAGAAACGAAACATCACacgcaaaatgaaacatccGATTACAAtggtaataataatgataatgtttTGCGTTTATTACATGCGTACATGAAACCATCCATGTTGCTTCTCCTCTCCGGGATCCGGTTCTGTCTGTACAGAGCAGTGTACGCGCGTGGAAGTGAACCGTGTGCCACATTCCCTTTGGACGGAATGGTATATAGTAAgcccggggtggggtggggtaaGTAtacgtggtgtggtggtacaCGGTGGCTAAAAGGTTTCTAGGTATTAATATGGATAAAATCgaatgtacacacacacgcacgcacgcatcatcccTGCCATCGGTTCGGACACCGGTAAGCACAATCCCTGTCCCACTTCCAGATGACCCCGTTTCAGACGCGACGTGCGACGCAGGGTAGGGTAAGCTCCTAGAGGTATTGGCACTGTTTTGTTATAAATGTTCTCGTTACTCTGTTCCCTATATTCCAGCTGCGTTCCCCCCTGTGGGGCTAAACCATTCCGAAGTCGGTCATCACCTTTCCGCCGGTATCGCCCAAGGGTTCGTCGGTTGTGGTCGCGTTTACAGCTGCCGTTTTGGCCGCTAGCAGACAGGCATCACTTTTGAGCCGCATCAACGTCTGCTGTTTCTCCTGGTTGATGTTTAACTCGACCAGCGTGTCGATGCTGTTGAGGCTGGCATCTCCCTGGAGGATTTTCTGGGCGGCCAGCGAGGTAAAATTGAAGCTCAGATCGGACAGGCTGGGAAACTCGTACATCTCCTCGAGCAGTTCCGGTGGTTCATCGGTCGGCCGGTTGCTCTGGAAGCTGAATCGTCGATCCAGCCCGATCACCGGTGCTCCGCCGCTACGTTTACCCACCGGCCCATCGCTCTCGTTGCCCGTGTCCTGCGCACCGCCAGCGTTCTCCTTTACCATGATCGTGATCTGCTGCGATCGTCCCTTGTCACCACCGTTAGCCAGCAGATTCGGTTCGCTAGACACGGAGAGACTCTTCTTCATCACGATCAGTCCGCTGAGCTGCGATGGTTGCAACGTGCTTTGCGGAGCTTGCACTGATCCTCCTAGATgcggatgctgttgttgctgttgctgctgctgctgttgatgatggtatgCGGATCCGTTGTACTTGGGACTGCTCGATAGCAGCTCGTCGGTATGGTTCTTCAACGGTGGATCGTGGTTCGAGTTAAGCTTCTTGATCTCGGAGTTCGAACGGCGCAGATTGGTGTTGCACGGCGGTAGCTCGTACAGCCCACCTTCCTCGCCGTACCGTGTCTTCTCGATCGCCAGATCGCCGCAAAAGTTCTTGCTATCATGCTGAATGTTTTTCAGGACGTTTTTGTAGAAGAAATTCGGTGGCTGTACTGGCGGTACACCGGCGGCCGGTTGCATCGGTGGCATCACCTTGCTGTTGTTCATCGTGCTGTTCTTGTTGTAGCGGTTCTGTTCCGGCTGCCCGTTAGCGTTAGCCGGTACCGTGCCCGTCGTGTGATCTTGCGGTGGTCCAGCGATTGGGACCGTTCGGATGACGgccgtcgtagtcgtcgttttcgttgtcTTGCGTGTACCCGATCCGTCCGAAGGTGGAAGCCCGGTTCCATCGTTCCGGTTGGGGGCTCCGGTTCCGTTGAGGGAGTCCCCATTAAGCCGGAACTGCAGCAAGGACTCACTGAGGGCCGCTAggtgatcgatcggtttcgtaAGGCTAAGGCGATGGCCaccggtgctcggtggtgtCGTCGGTGACGCTGCATTGGTCGATGGTGTCGTTCGCCTTGTGGCACTTCCTACACTGCCAGCACCACTGCTGGTGTATCCGAAGGTGGTCTCGTACCGT
This sequence is a window from Anopheles darlingi chromosome 3, idAnoDarlMG_H_01, whole genome shotgun sequence. Protein-coding genes within it:
- the LOC125954669 gene encoding uncharacterized protein KIAA1143 homolog — its product is MPKRNVAFIKPEEPSFLKKIKEQIGYREGPSIEDKREAIENYEDSDEEENDDEKPQVVVIKDGDLTAEEAAKAFQEESEKPADLNQKIVFKSKKSKEDKTDEKPRPEHKADKKTKKARRKEQQSKLSFNEDDEEDN
- the LOC125954578 gene encoding dosage compensation regulator isoform X1, whose translation is MTDMKSFFMIWCQKNVVEPSFEVRPTGPKHRQRFLCEVRLPGYNYTGVGNSTNKKDSEKNAARDFVHYLVRIGKIAEESLPAGCGTLPAGPTGQQSDGGSSSSQAGSSRAPRLPNPMSPFMKGFLPQDLGQAYRPYIPSKEEIKQEKDNMEAAESLDVNASNHGNWTIENARSKLNQWMQANKIKSDFRFTSIGPDHAKSFIAEMTVYVKELNRNITGRMSGSNKQSASKSCALSIVRQLYHFGVIEAFTGSIKSAKSSEQVAAYPVRISNQLAQRIHECLQELGLEPIKVSSNAPMESISLLHPLDDALRKPQRLNLQQPTAVISWSPPVPNWNPWLACNIDEGYLANTSLDQLSDDLLHEYRSRIAGDKSLQMSLEARGKLPIAAMRDEIMRTIYDNPVVLIRGSTGCGKTTQIAQFILEDYINSGQGAYCNVCVTQPRRISAVSVSERIANERCENLGVAVGYAVRFDAVLPRAYGSILFCTIGVLLRRLESGLRGVSHVIVDEIHERDVNSDFLLVVLRDMVHTYPDLRVILMSATIDTTMFARYFGDCPVLQVEGRTFRVQQLFLEDCIELLNFMPTPSELAKSYGDGGGAGRRKRPKDSEMDDEGGEGGALAIGANGKVLEECSNMNQLIDERRYSPRTKQAMSMLDEEEPSFELIDSLIDYIDRQGRPGAVLVFLPGWNLIFGLMKHLQPRRNLVVLPLHSQLPRDDQRKVFAHYGQQRKVILATNIAETSITIDDVVYVIDTCKARMKMFTSHNNMTSYATVWAAKTNLEQRKGRAGRVSPGMCFTLCSRARFERLEENLTPEMFRTPLHELALSIKLLRLGAIGQFLSKAIEPPPLDTVIEAEMLLKEMKCLDEKEQLTPFGRILARLPIEPRLGKMMVLSTLFGLCDPITTMAAYSSTFSEIFQLEVGQRRLASYQRALAGNMYSDYVAMIVAFEMWSRKRNISEEAEIRFCEWKGLQLSTLRTIAEAKRQLLDNLIQAGFPEGSMQVQRFDTQSPDEELAMTMALLCVGLYPNVCLHREKRRVLTTESKAAIIHKTSVNCGGNNSNNIMASSSAGTCFPYPFFVFGEKIRTRAVSCKQMSMVAPIQLLLFGCKRVDWISTSSGNSMVQLDGWLNLDMDPCDAAMILALRPAIQDLLVRISEQPDSIGALDSKFISLLRAIRALCLFEAGDFQIQRPKVPNEMEHHKQPRLEEDRGRGYETGTNYGMGGGGGPSQNAGMSYGGGSRGGGRYFNSGPYGGDMNRQNAGSGHRRW
- the LOC125954578 gene encoding dosage compensation regulator isoform X2, with amino-acid sequence MLDDDSPLVALRSFIAEMTVYVKELNRNITGRMSGSNKQSASKSCALSIVRQLYHFGVIEAFTGSIKSAKSSEQVAAYPVRISNQLAQRIHECLQELGLEPIKVSSNAPMESISLLHPLDDALRKPQRLNLQQPTAVISWSPPVPNWNPWLACNIDEGYLANTSLDQLSDDLLHEYRSRIAGDKSLQMSLEARGKLPIAAMRDEIMRTIYDNPVVLIRGSTGCGKTTQIAQFILEDYINSGQGAYCNVCVTQPRRISAVSVSERIANERCENLGVAVGYAVRFDAVLPRAYGSILFCTIGVLLRRLESGLRGVSHVIVDEIHERDVNSDFLLVVLRDMVHTYPDLRVILMSATIDTTMFARYFGDCPVLQVEGRTFRVQQLFLEDCIELLNFMPTPSELAKSYGDGGGAGRRKRPKDSEMDDEGGEGGALAIGANGKVLEECSNMNQLIDERRYSPRTKQAMSMLDEEEPSFELIDSLIDYIDRQGRPGAVLVFLPGWNLIFGLMKHLQPRRNLVVLPLHSQLPRDDQRKVFAHYGQQRKVILATNIAETSITIDDVVYVIDTCKARMKMFTSHNNMTSYATVWAAKTNLEQRKGRAGRVSPGMCFTLCSRARFERLEENLTPEMFRTPLHELALSIKLLRLGAIGQFLSKAIEPPPLDTVIEAEMLLKEMKCLDEKEQLTPFGRILARLPIEPRLGKMMVLSTLFGLCDPITTMAAYSSTFSEIFQLEVGQRRLASYQRALAGNMYSDYVAMIVAFEMWSRKRNISEEAEIRFCEWKGLQLSTLRTIAEAKRQLLDNLIQAGFPEGSMQVQRFDTQSPDEELAMTMALLCVGLYPNVCLHREKRRVLTTESKAAIIHKTSVNCGGNNSNNIMASSSAGTCFPYPFFVFGEKIRTRAVSCKQMSMVAPIQLLLFGCKRVDWISTSSGNSMVQLDGWLNLDMDPCDAAMILALRPAIQDLLVRISEQPDSIGALDSKFISLLRAIRALCLFEAGDFQIQRPKVPNEMEHHKQPRLEEDRGRGYETGTNYGMGGGGGPSQNAGMSYGGGSRGGGRYFNSGPYGGDMNRQNAGSGHRRW